A window of the Chthonomonas sp. genome harbors these coding sequences:
- a CDS encoding PEP-CTERM sorting domain-containing protein: MKVIVQLVALTFVVQSAATTRDFRFYLSYGDQQLVDLARSAGADPHAVIGSEIPANSGLRVPSMSQFKVRLGVQHIDNGFGPAYAQTLYNFIAYDQASLTNVSYTTAPPLDQFSFRKISPVFTGAGQLFQNLSNYRQAIVYDLNRNTVDGNSDGVPDVATYRSTSGNGVGAYISGNDDPRQVRPVGASYAIRPYYVLPSGISGNGWFKIQPGERIDICDISYNNSLQVNESYGSQPGETGLLLHTTNASQTGYGNNLGYRRTSGVDLEEWHNFGAKYTLIGAAPVPEPGGMVGLLAGLGMLIRRRR; the protein is encoded by the coding sequence ATGAAAGTGATTGTTCAGTTAGTGGCGTTGACGTTTGTGGTGCAGTCTGCTGCCACCACCCGTGATTTTCGCTTTTACTTATCTTACGGCGATCAACAACTCGTAGATCTGGCAAGGTCAGCTGGGGCCGACCCACATGCTGTGATTGGCAGCGAGATTCCGGCTAACTCTGGTCTTAGGGTCCCGTCAATGTCACAATTCAAGGTAAGGCTTGGCGTCCAGCATATTGACAACGGATTTGGGCCCGCGTATGCCCAGACCCTCTACAACTTTATTGCATATGATCAAGCGAGCTTGACAAATGTTAGCTATACCACTGCCCCACCTCTGGACCAGTTTTCATTCCGCAAGATATCACCGGTGTTTACGGGAGCTGGGCAGTTATTCCAAAACCTTAGCAACTATCGCCAAGCCATTGTCTATGATTTGAACAGAAATACCGTTGATGGCAACTCCGACGGAGTACCTGACGTAGCTACATACCGCTCTACCTCCGGCAACGGGGTCGGAGCGTACATATCGGGAAACGACGATCCTCGACAAGTGAGACCCGTTGGAGCTTCCTACGCGATACGGCCTTATTATGTTTTGCCTAGTGGTATTTCCGGAAACGGTTGGTTCAAAATTCAGCCTGGCGAAAGAATCGATATTTGCGACATTAGTTATAACAATTCGTTGCAAGTTAATGAAAGCTACGGTTCGCAACCAGGTGAGACTGGATTGCTCCTTCACACGACTAACGCATCTCAAACAGGTTATGGAAACAATCTTGGTTATCGACGCACATCTGGCGTAGACCTCGAAGAATGGCACAATTTTGGCGCGAAGTACACCCTTATCGGGGCTGCGCCTGTGCCAGAGCCGGGGGGGATGGTGGGCTTGCTCGCTGGACTCGGGATGTTGATTCGCCGTCGCCGCTAG